A window of the Artemia franciscana chromosome 21, ASM3288406v1, whole genome shotgun sequence genome harbors these coding sequences:
- the LOC136040847 gene encoding LOW QUALITY PROTEIN: phosphoglycerate mutase 2-like (The sequence of the model RefSeq protein was modified relative to this genomic sequence to represent the inferred CDS: substituted 2 bases at 2 genomic stop codons): MLHKIVMVRHGESAWNKENTFCSWFDAPLSKNGIQEAHGASQTLKEKGYQFYAVHTSVLTRAQHTLKVILEEIEQSSLPVXKTWRLNXRLYGGLTSLNKVETARIYEEKQVQIWRRSFNSPPPPLEKSSEFYKIINDDPSYKGAPNKEEFAKFDSLKLTIERIQPYWNKVIVPQTRKEKKILIAAHGNSLRGIVKHLDQLSDEAIMGINLPNGIPFIYELDDNLKPIKSMQFLGDEEIVYKAMEPVANQGKPK, from the exons ATGTTGCACAAAATTGTTATGGTTAGGCATGGTGAAAGTGCTTGGAACAAAGAAAACACATTTTGCAGCTGGTTTGATGCTCCCTTGAGCAAAAATGGAATTCAAGAAGCCCATGGTGCCAGCCAGACTTTGAAGGAAAAAGGCTACCAATTTTATGCTGTTCATACATCAGTTTTGACTAGAgctcaacataccttgaaagtcattcttgaagaaattgAGCAGTCTAGCCTTCCCGTTTAGAAGACTTGGCGACTAAATTAAAGGCTCTATGGGGGCTTGACTAGTCTTAATAAAGTAGAAACTGCTAGAATCTATGAGGAGAAGCAAGTCCAAATATGGAGACGTAGTTTCAACAGTCCCCCACCACCACTTGAAAAATCAAGTGAATTctataaaattattaatgatGATCCAAGTTACAAAGGTGCACCTAATAAAGAAGAATTTGCAAAGTTTGATTCCTTGAAATTGACCATTGAAAGGATACAACCATATTGGAACAAAGTTATTGTTCCTCAAacaaggaaagaaaagaaaatccttaTTGCTG CCCACGGAAATAGCCTAAGAGGTATTGTCAAACATTTGGATCAACTGTCTGATGAAGCTATTATGGGAATAAACTTGCCAAATGGAATACCTTTCATTTACGAACTTGATGACAATTTGAAACCGATTAAATCTATGCAATTCCTTGGTGATGAAGAAATCGTGTACAAAGCTATGGAACCTGTTGCTAATCAAGGAAAACCCAAATGA